The window TCACTCAGACAGAAGCACTTAGCACAGAGGCCTGATGACCTAGTTCCTGGACCcactgtggaaggagaaaactgattcccaaagtgtctcctgacctccacatgtgcactgtggtatgcacatgcacaggcctgcactcacacactcagcaTGCACGCATCATTGTCATCATCGCAACAGTGATAGCGGTGAGTGAAGATGTTCAGGCGCCCACGGTGTATTACACTGGGATCCAAATGTTCATAGTCCTTCAAGAAAAGGCTGTGTCCTCACAGTGGTGTAGGAGCTGAGAGTGCCACTCACGTATTAACTACAGCAGATCCACACTTTACACTTGGAGAACTGTAAAGCATTTCACTAGGTCAGCTTTGTAGAGCTGGGAGTCACTTacttggtagagtacttgcctagcatgaacaAAGCCAGTCTCTGGTGCTGCATGAACTTGAtgtaatgggacatgcttatttctttatctttatttttttcaatgtcatttgggttttttttttgtttgttttgtttttttttgttttgagacaaggtatatctgtgtagccctgcctgagtgtcctggaactcaccgaAGACCAGGCTGTTCCAACTCCGTTTCTGCGTGTGCCCATGTGCCCAGTagctgttctgtgtgtgtgtttgttttgcttatgTGTGTGGACGCTTTGCTTACATCTACGTCTGTGTACCAAGTGCATGACTGGTGCCAGACAGGTCAGGGCGAGCTGCTGCCTGGATCCCCtgactggagttaaagacaggTCCATGTGACACTGGGAGCTGAAGCTGGgtcctcctaaccactgaaccatttctccaagCCCAGGAGCTCATGCTTGTACTTCCAGGACTCGGAAAGGAGAGGCAGAATGATCAGAAGTTAAAAGTCAGCCTCAGGCACAAAGGGATTTTTAAGGTTCTTGAGCTACAGAAGacctgtttgaaaaaaaaaaaaaagaaaaaaacgtaACTTATaaataatgcaaataaaatattgCCAGGCTTGTGACACATAAGATTCTGCTCATGTAGTAAGCCATTACCGTGTCCGTTAGTATTGGTCATATGCATGGCTACTGCAGCTGCTTTCAGATGTGGTGTTTGACACCGACGTGCTTTTTAATcgtggacttttttttaaatttacataaaaGCTACAAATTTGTATCATTTTCATGGATTTCAATGCTGTCTTTTTTgtccattcatttgtttgtttgtttagttttgatgtgggtctgcacatgtatatgtataggtgGATGATGTCTCCCATCCCAGTACTAACCAGACCAACTGGGATCAGACAAGATGGACACACTGTCAAGGATAGCCAGGTATAAGgcactttaaccccagcacttgggaggcaaccAGAACACCCTGATctgcacagcaagttccaggacagttaaagctacacagtgagactttatttcaaataaaataaacaatgtaAAAGGTAGGATGGCTATGGAGCCCTTGCAGTGAGATCAGTGTCTTGTCAGGTGTGACCCTCATACTTCAGGCTCTTCAGAGCTGGTTACACACAGACCCCTGCCCCAGCCTGTGACTCATGATTTGCCTTATGATTTCCTAAtgctctttaaaatgttgctcattaACATAAAAATGAAGTCATTTCATCTTTAAATAAACATGGGGAAATGCTGATTGGGTAAACTGTTCtgagatgtttttgttttaatgtatcaGGTACTTTCATGTAGTCATTTTCATtaagatttgctttttttttttacacaacatattttggaaacaaaataaaaatgtattctttttgttCCACTTCCAGGCACCTAATTACATGAGAAATGGTGCTGAAGACAAAATAGCTCCTTTATCCTTACAAGGACAAAACTTAGCATGGGACAAGAGTAAAGATGGGATTCTGCAGCCGTCCTCAGAAAGGTGGGTGGCAGCCTCACACCTGGATCTGAACATGAgggctaagacaggaggatcactgtaagtttgaggtcaacctccATTACAGCGTGGAAACCCTATCTCCATTTGCTTTCCTCTAACAAAGGCTCAGCATTTCCCCTTAAGTACTGTTTTAACTACATGTGCTAATATATTATAGTATTGTACAGTTCTATGGCACTGTTAGCCTTACTAaggaaattttataaaaatgctcAATCAAGGTTAGACTTAGTTTGCTAATGTGTTGATAAAGGGGAAAGGAATGCTAGTTTTTAGGAGCTGCTCTCTCCACATACCAGAAAGGACCATGTAGAGCCCATTCTCTGGCAGCCTTACCATATGGTGGGTTTGAAATCTGTGATTTGGAGACTGGCAAgtgaaagtgcttgccttgcaagcctgATGAACAGTTTGATCCCCAAAGCCATGATAAAAGGAGAGGGTTGACTCCTGAAAATCACTCTCTGATCTCATggtatttgcacacacacacacacacacacacacacacacacacacggtcacacAGTAATTAATAAGTTTGCTCCTCATGTTTAGTGACTGACAGTACAGCTAGCACAATGTTGGACTAGCAAGCTTTAGCTCTCAAAACTGCATTTCTCAAAACTGGGTATGAGATGAAGGGAGAAgagttttcacacaggaagaatgAGGACGTGTTTGGGAGCAGAAAGGAATGCACAGACCCTCAGGGCCCAGCTTCCCCCTCAGGCCTGTTTTAGGGCGAGCCAGGGAAGGCCACAAGTAGGCTGAGTTCTACTCCCCTGTCTTTGAAACTCATTGCACatgtgcactcatgcatgcatgcacatgcccacaGAATTAAACCATGATAGGAAAAATGCACAGACAGAAATTCCAAAACACATCATTACCAATGTAGAATGCCAGTCACAGAATAAAtgccaaacttttttttttattaacttgagtatttcaatGCCAAACTTTTATGTTGTTAAAATCTTttacctttctctctttctagGGCACCCTGCACACAGTTTTCTCCAGATAGTAAAATCTACTCTGAGTAAGATCTTGTTGACCTCTTCATACTGTGGTGGGAAGCAGGATTAAGACTGAGGGAAACATTAGATAATTTAAGACTGGAACTCATCTCTCCTCCCAGCTTTGGAATAGCAGTCATTTAATCAGTGCTGGTAGAGGAATTCTGGGCATTTTACCTTCAGTAGAAATGTCTCCCTAAGTTAATAACATCTACTaataatttctaataactagtgtGTAAAAGTCGtgcttatttttataaattaaggAAGTGAGGAAGCCTGCAGGGGATGATTTGAAACTCAGAGTCTCTCTGGTGGTTTGGGATGCACCATGTTCATCCATGGTATTGAAGGTTAGGTTTTAGTTTtaagttacatttttttaaagaaaataatctattttatagtttcatttatTCCCAAGCCTGGTGGTTCTTAAGCAGGTTCCTGTGGATTGGTTTTTTAAACATACGGGTGCACACAGCTGCCTCTCCCTAATTAGTTCACTCAGCAATCCAGTACCACTTGCCATCGCCATTCATTCATGAGTCAGCTAAGTAGAATCAGTTATAATAGAGTCCAAACTTTATAATAGGAAACAGACAGTAAATAATAGTGTAATAAATGAACACATTTTTGTGTTTAAGTAATTTAAAATTACTACAGCATTTTCATCTAAAAAATGCCTATTGgaaattcttttctcttttataggGATTTTGAGGGGAAAAAACTCTTTCTCCTCAGTAAATTTCCTAGTGTAAACACGAGATTCTGAATAGGACTGAATAAGCATcacacccacccctgcctccctgGATGGCATCTCAGTCTTTGCTGTTGTGAATATTCCAGAAAGATGAAATTTTACTCTTTTGGGTGCTATTTTCTCACTTttactattttccttttttcaacACAAGAAAACATAGCATTCCCTGTCCTCATGGGTATCAGTCCCTGTGACAAGATTGCTGGGCATTCCTGCCTGGGCCCTCTTGCCGTACAGCGGTTCTGATGCTCTGTGTTCCTCTGCAGTGAAGAAGAGCTGCTGTACCTCAGCTTCATGGAAAATGTGACGGATGAAATCTTGAAACTTGGTTTATTTTCTAACAGGTTAGAGGGGGTTTTTAATGTTTATGGTAGTTGAgatgtatattaaatatttttcacaCCATGATTTTTAAGTTACTTAAAAGGTTGCAAAAAGTTATATTGTTTTTATGATCATATTATAATTGATAGTAAATTATAAAGACTGTTTCACACTCCATAGGAAACAATAGACTTGTTTTCATTTAACTCTTATAATACCTGGCTTATATTAGAGTATATAATGAACTGAAGTTTTGTTATCTGGACAGTCTTTCTGACTACCTTTTACTGTCAGAAACTGGGAATCAAAacgagtttttaaattttattacatttctgtgtgtgtgtgtggtcacgtGGCACAGCGTGCTGTAAGGGTTAGAAGACAACgcatgggagttggttctctcctcctaccacgTGGGTCCTAGAAATTGAACTCGGATCATCAGGCTCGGTGGCAAGTGCCTTCACTTGGTGAGCCACCACCTCAGCCCACACATGGCTACTGCATCTCACAAAGTTCTAGTAAGGACAAACTGAAAACTGTTTGTACTCTTAATGTGAAAGGGAGAGTTTGCAAAACCTTATCAGCTATTGCGTTGCTTAGGGGAGCTGTGTGCAGTGCAGCTCAGCACTGCTGTGTCTAAAACTCGCCAGGCGGAGGGCTCCACTACAGGAGAGCACAGGACTCCAAGCATACTCCACACTTTGTCAGCCATAGATGTGACTGCAGACATTGCAGTGACTTTTCTATCCCGACATCAGGTTTGCTTTTTAATGAAGGAAGACACTGTTGTTATTGGAGTAAAAGAATCAGGAGTGAGTGCACTAGTGCTGTCACGCctcctttctttgtttaaaaaaaaaaaaaatgtttaatggaggccggagaggtggctcagcagttaggagcacttgcttgCTATTCAACcgtaaggacccaagttcagatctcaGCACCACATTGTGAGCCACACATGGTCTCATGCAGGGCTGTCAGACAAGAGGGTTACTGCGGTTTGCTGGTTCCCAGCCCACCTAAAAACAGGAACTTCAGTTGAGGAGAGCCCTTGCCTTATAGGAATAGGCAGAGAATGGGAGACACAGATGCCGTCCTTGACCTTGAGTGTATACACAGGTATggccacatacatacacaaaactaaTAACTTTAAGAACTACATAAGGAGTTTCTAAGTTTCAAGGTGAGACAGTTTAGAGAGCCACTTCCCAGAAGTACTGATATGTGGAACACTACTGGACTCCACATTCTACATGGTTAAAATGGTAACTTTTATGGTCTTTAATACAGCCCCCAAATTTACATAGCATTGTATATTTccttaaatgtttatattttcctcTTAAGATTTAGCATTGGTTCATAACACGAACATAGaaccagactgagaaagaaactagatgGTGCAGGATGGAGTTCTTCACACTGAATGTTCAGCGTGCATCTAGTTgatgagaaagtgtgtgtgtgtgtgtgtgtgtgtgtgtgtgtgtgtgtgtgtgtgtgtgtgtgtgtgtaagcgcaCTTATACCCAAGTAATATGTATTGTTTAATCCCAACTTGGGGAAATACGTAAGCATAGAAAAATGTGAATGTGTACCATTCCAGAGTGTTCACAGTAGCTGTGAAGAGTAGGATACAAGTTCCTGATCTTTTAAAAAGGGTAGAATAACCCAGACCTCCGAGGTTACTGTATGTCATTGACGAGCATGAATGAGGGTAACTTGAGTGACCAAGGAAATTAGTTGTTTGCAGGAAACTTGTGAATACATTAATGTGATACTGTTCCGCAGTAGAAAGAATACATTCCCTGAAGCTAGTCACTTCTCAGTTAAATTCTCGGAAGGGATTGTGAGCTTTGCTTCTCAGTTAACTTTTCTGAAGGGACTGTAACCTTAGGGGAGAGGAAACTGGTCCTCGAGATGTAATTCCTCTTTGATGTGGTTTTCATTGGCCCTGATATGCTGGCTTTGGCAGGAAAAAAGGTAAAACTGTTGCTGTGctcaggcatggtagcacacgcctttaatcccagcaaggaGGCAGATCTCAGAATTCCAGGTCAGTTTGGACTgcatagagttccaggccagccaggactccaTACTAGACCATGTCCGGGGTGAGTGGGGGCAGACTGTTGTATATCTAGCTATGTTTAGCATAAATTCCTGGCATTCACTTGGAGGTCGTTTTGTAGGCTTGGCATCAACGAAGCCAAGGTTAAGCAGTTCCATGAGAGCATTTTCTGTAGGATTTGGTGAGGGGCGCAGGGAGCTttagtgtctctgtgtctgaggGGGAGAGAGCTTTGCAGGCAGTTCTAGTCTTCACCTCAAACATCCACAGAAGCAGAAATAGTTCTTCACAGTTCCACAGTTCTTCAGATGGACTGGCTTCTGTTATAGAACATAGAACAAATGCATGACAGAAGCCAGGCTGCCTGCCAGGTCAGAGAACCTCACAGAGCAGGAAGGATTAGTTTCTAGGTTCACAGAGAAACTATTCATCTGCCAACTACTTTCCAGTCCTTGTCAGTCTTATATTACGTAACTATTTCACATTTAGTGGATTATCTGATTTTAAGATACTAATAgttttctttatcatttgtaGGTTTTTAGAACGACTGTTTGAGCGacatataagaaaaaataaacatcacTTGGAGGAGGTTTGTATTTCTTTGGAGTTTAAGGTTTTTCTATTCTCTAAAaggatgtattttatttaaaacaggCACTTTGTATGAAAGGAAAGGGCGCAGGGCTGTGAGGGTGTCGTTCCGCTGTCCGGGCCTCACTAAGGTGACGGTGCTCAGAGTTGCTTTTCCCCTTAATCCTAGGGGAAGATGCGCTACCTGCTGCATGGACTGAAGGTTGACTTAGGCTGCATCTCTGAGGAAGAGCAAAACAGTTTCAGAATATTCAATGAATTTCATTTTCAAAAGGCTCTGACTTCAAGAGAAAACAGGTTTATAAATGATACAGAAGCAGTAAATCATCATGAACGTCAGCAGTACCAGGAGGCACTGAACATGCTGTCATCTGTGCCAAAGGACGAAAACAAGATGTTCTCTTTCCCGGGTGAATTTCTGTTACCTGCCCATAAAGTCAAGCATTCAGAAGGTGTTATAGTCCAACAGGTCAATGATGAAACAGATTTCGAAGCCTTACCCTGGGACGGAAACAATCCAAGTGTTTCTGACAGTTTTATAGACCAGGAGACCTCTGTGGATGTCATTGAAGGTGACAGTGACTTTGAAATGGTTGAGACTTCCAGGGAACTCTGCTGTCTGAGCACATCACTGTCCCCATCTGTTCCACTCCCCAGCATTGAAGGTGGCAGTAATCATGATAAGGAATTATCGACTCTAAAAATCATGGAAATGAGCATTGAAGACTGACCTTTGGATCTTCATTAATAAATACTCCATGTGGCCAGTAACTCAATAtcacttttctttattttgtccccTTTTACATATTAAGATTTGTGTAATTTCAATGCTGTGTAATAAATTGCCATAAATTTAGTGTCTTGAAACACCACATATTTATTATTAATCCCATAGTCTGTGGTTCAAGAATTGAAACAGTGATAGGTTCTCTACTCGGGTTCAAAAGCTACAGTCCAGTTGGTACTGAGGGCTGTGGTCTCCTCAGGACACTTGAGAAAGAAGCTGCTTCTACGCTTCCATTTTCTCACACCGTAGAGCTAAgagtttgatttggttttggctGTGGAGAGCACAGATGACGACTTGCCATCCCCTGCCATGCACCCTCCCTAGGCAGGCCACAGCATGGCTCTTTGCTCTTTAGGGCAAAGGAGGACACAGAGACTAGCGAGGTCGAGGTCGTTAACTCTCCCTCACTTTCTGCCTTAACTCTCTTGGTTAGAAGCGGGCAAGTCACAGGCCTCTTGCACTCTTCAGGGGTAAGGGGATGGTACACCACAGTGCAGACGCAAGGGTTGGAACCACTGGGTGACCTGAGGCTCTTTCGACCACCACTTCTAAAGTCATTTTTCAGAGGACCATGTTTGATCCAACATAGTGATCTCATGAGCATTGAGAAAGGTTTATAATCTGGGATGGTCTTAAAACATTAATGTATAGAGGCTGGAGcattgagtttgagaccagcctgtccTGTAATGGAGACCCTTGTCTCACAAACCAGaaaccacacaaaacaaaaacaatgtttCAAGAGACTAACCTGGATTTTGTCTTTTCAACTATTTACAATAACATGATTGGCCAGTCAGCTCCTGTGCTGTTTTCATGTTCCCAGCACTACAAGAGATAGGGAGTGAGTGGTTATGGTTTAAGGATGACACGCTGACCTGGTTAAGAACCGCAGTGCTGAGGCAGAGGCTCCTACTCCAGTGTCTCTTGTTCCATAATGCACCCCTTCCTCAAGCCTCTGGAAAGCTaactttaagacagggtcttgtaaTTCAGGCTGGTCTGAAACTGCTGTTagcagatggccttgaactcctgatggtCTTGCTTCTACTTCCGGGGTGGTGCTATTAAAGGCTACGCTCGGTTTtagagagagtttttttttttaaagacttactaatttatttcatgtatatgagtacactgtagctgtcttcagacactccagaagagggcatcagatcccattacagatggttgtgagccaccatgtggttgctgggatttgaactctggacctctggaagagcagtcagtgctcttaaccactgagccatctctctagcccctaaagGGTGTTGAGTACTGAGCCTGGACCCTTgcgcatgctagacaagcactctaccagctgaaGCACATCACCAGCACCTTTCAGAGCAGCACCTGTATGCTTCTGAGCCTTTTGAATACGATCAAGTGTTAATGGCGTCTTTCCCCATGCTTCCCTCATCTTAGCTCTTGGGCTAGCCTTGGACTCCACATCCACCTACTTTTATTCAGTTCCTGAACTCCCACCTTTCCTCAGCAGTAGCTGTACAGCAGATCCCCCACTGGCTGCTGcttcctctgtgtttgtgtgcttgtgtatgtgtgcacgtgtgtgcgcgtgtgtaagagcatgtgtgcacgtgcacgtgtTTGGAGCCCTCACCCATTCTAATTTGTATACTTCTTAGGACATTTTGCTATTATCCTTTAGTTTctcaatttttgttttaaaagatgagGTGAAGTAAATATTAAACTGCTTGGGTATTGCAAAAGCTATTTAAGGTTATGAAGGCTGGATTTAGAAAAGGCTAACTTAGACTCTTCAAGTAATATCTCCATTTCTATCATATGGCCCACCTCTATTCTGAGGCTCATAGCTGTGCCTGGATGGGTTCAATTACAGCACCATAATCTTAAGAAGTAAACTAGTAGTGTGTGAAACACCCGAAGGCTGTTCCTTTAAAGTGTGTCCACTCGCTAACCATATGAAATCGTTTCCAGTTCATCTCCTTCCTACTCCTTCCTACAGGCATTTGGCTGCCCCACCTCTTGCCTGTTCTGCCTCTGCTCATGTTTGTGCTTACTCTCCGAGTATTTTTCCCTTCTGCATTCCCCAGAGCCCTAAGCTTCATAGCTCAGCTTAAATGTGCCACCTCCTGTAACCGAGTGGTTGCTGCAGTGCTGTACCTGTCTACTCCacttgtttgcatgtgtgctgtATTGTTTCTTTGCAATAATGTCCACACTAGGTAAGTTCCTTGAGAGGAAGGAACTCTCTTTGGATCCCCTGGTCAATGGCTGCCTAACAGCTAATTCATTCACATCCTAAGGAGGTCAAGGCTCAGAGGCAAAATGTTAAGGAACAGGGATGCAGGACAGCTATTTCTCATGGTGcaattttccagttttgaaagGAGAATGTAGTAAAATAGTTTAATTCACATGGGTTTAaggtttcttatatttttaatcttGTTATTAAGTCTCTTCTAATATTTGGCATCTCTAGAAGACTTTTCCAGGCAAATTGCTGTACTGTATCATTAATATTCAAACCTTACCAAAATttgtaattacacacacacacacacacacacacacacacacacacacacacatacaatagaaGCAGAACCTGCTGAATTGAGTGTTACTcagtatgtgtgtttttctggtgGACCACTTGGTTTTGGATAAGGAATTAGGGAGCCGTCATCCCTGAGGAAGGTTAACTCTCCTCTTAGTCATaaattgcctgtagctcttcatctacaCATAGGATTTCTACCATCTACCTTGGGATGCCAATTGTTGTTTGCATCATTCGGGTCTTGTTTGAGCGGCCATACTATTGAGAGTTTATGATTTCCACTTTCCTATTGTATGTAGACAATATAATCTCACAGCAGATGTCCTGGTCCCCTggtcttccctccccttcctaagATTTGGGGCTTGGTGGAGGAATTGTGTGATAGCAACTAGGGCCAGGCAACCCATGACTAGTGCTCCTCTGCGTTTGCTTTCTGTAATAGCAATTCCTGCAAGCAGCCTGTTTGATGAGGAGTGAGGTCTACACTTAGTACACTTCCAATTAGCCAGCTGCTGGTTACCCCGCCCCACACCCCAAGATATAAATGCTGACGCATAGATTCCTTTGCACTGCCTCTACCACCCCACTCCATACCAGCTCCCACATTTACTGAGATAGTGATACTAATATGAGATCTTGGGCTATAGTTAAATAGTGACGTTTGGGTTACACTGACAGTTGTTATGTCAACTTGATCTAAGctagtcatttgggaagagagagcctcaactgagaaaatgccatcACAAGATTgacctgtgggacattttcttggttaTGATtaatgtgggtggtgccacccctgggcaggtgaaTTGTATGAGAAAaaaggctgagcaagtcatggagaACCAGctggtaagcagcactcctccacggcctctgctccACTGAGTCCtggttccttccctgactcctttAGTGATGGAGTTGtaaactgaaacacacacacagtttaagtGCCGCTATTGTACCTTTGGAAATTTCTTGCAGATCTGATCATTGTGGCTTGTAGGTATCACATCTGGATAGGATTATTATTATTCTTCCTTGGCAGCTTCAAATGGCACCTTCTGGTACTATGCTGGTCCAGAGAGAAGCTCTAACCCAGCTCAATTCCCCCAAGTCCTGCATCTACAGTGTGAGGTGTCATCAGCAGTAGGCACTTACATTCGGGGTCCAGGAGGCGAGCAAGGGCAAGGGCAAGGGCAAGGGCAAGGGCAAGGGCAATAGCCCTTACTGTTTTGGGGATCTCGTGAGTCCCCTCACCAGCTTAGGATTTCTCATGTCTGGTACTTACTCTTGAGGGGTGCATCATAACCCTTATGTTatttaaaactgtgtgtgtgtatatatatatatatgtatatgtatatacatacatacctataataaatatgtaaatatacatactattaatgtatatatgttatatattaaacaattttaaatataatatatacttaaattatatatacatatatacaatttaagtgttttatatgtaatatacataattttatatatagatatagatatacatatttCTAATATTTACCAAAATTCTTTTTACATACTTAACATGGaagtggtttgaaagagaatgtgAATGGCCCCCAGAGGTTTATGTTGATTATGATTATGAGAAGGGTTCTGGCCCTGTTGGAGGTCCTGTATTATTGGGGGAGCAGGGGGCGGAGGGTCTGGCAagtctgaggtttcaaaaggctGAGCATCATTCCCAATGCCTGCCTCTCTCAGCCTCCTAGTGTAGATCAagagctctcagctgttcttgACACCATGCCTTTGCTCCACCACCATCGACTCtctttgttacttttctgttgctataaaatACTATGACTAATgcaactgtttaggaaggatgagaaggtgtggccttgttgaaggaggtgtctCATTGGGGACAGGCTTCGAGGTTTCAAAAAGACCATGCCATTAACAGCCCCCCTGCCTACCTGTGGAGCAGGATGTgagttctcagctactgctgAAGCCTGCTGCTGCTGCGTTCCCTGCATGGTAGTCATGAGCTCTAACCTTCTGAAACTCAgcccaatgaaatgctttccttaTGATGCGttccttagtcatggtgttttgtcatgggaatagaaaagtaactaaggagAGCAGCGCCTTGGAGGTCCCGTGGATCTGTGTCTTGCTTCAACAGTGTTTGGACGGAACAAAGCCGGGGACTCCCACTTCACTAGCTTCCAGCCGCCTTACAAGTCTCTCCAGTCACAGCCTCCTGGACCATCTCCTTAGGTGATCTCCTAGGACCAGCCAGCACCTCTTTGCTGTTAGCCCCACACAGCGGATCAGCGATGACCTCTCAGATTCATGAGAATTATTCCACGGAAGTAGAAGCTGCCATGAACCGCCTGGTCGACTTAGACCTGCGGGCCTCCTACACCGACCTCTCTCTGCGCTTCCTTTGTGATTGGGATAACGCGGCTTTGGAGGCCGTAGGCCACTTCTGCGAATTGGCCAAGGGGAAGCATGAGGGCTGCAGAATGATCTCGGGAGATGTACACTCTTCCAGGATGAGCAGAAGCCACCTCAAGATGAACAGAGTAAAACACAGGAGGCCATGGAAGCTGCCTTGGCCCTGGAGAAGAACCTGAACCAGGCTCTCTTGGATC is drawn from Rattus norvegicus strain BN/NHsdMcwi chromosome 6, GRCr8, whole genome shotgun sequence and contains these coding sequences:
- the Spata7 gene encoding spermatogenesis-associated protein 7 homolog isoform X6, which gives rise to MDGSRRAAVDCSIPVSVNASIKYADQQRREKLRKELARCEKEFKLSKSAMQTNSKMNSKFFVNSLQRPSGEPQDQDVLIEERLTRYPSFSKSLIPSPEGLHLSLPESNKILMNGTQKYPSTAPPRYSGCGHGYDRRPRSAHQFQVVISKTPSGDLLEKHADLFSNNQSPFTPRTLKTEAKSFLSQYRYYTPAKRRRDFSDQRMEAETQTELSSFNSELGTAEKKSSKDSDMSIKQAPNYMRNGAEDKIAPLSLQGQNLAWDKSKDGILQPSSERAPCTQFSPDSKIYSDEEELLYLSFMENVTDEILKLGLFSNRFLERLFERHIRKNKHHLEEGKMRYLLHGLKVDLGCISEEEQNSFRIFNEFHFQKALTSRENRFINDTEAVNHHERQQYQEALNMLSSVPKDENKMFSFPGEFLLPAHKVKHSEGVIVQQVNDETDFEALPWDGNNPSVSDSFIDQETSVDVIEGDSDFEMVETSRELCCLSTSLSPSVPLPSIEGGSNHDKELSTLKIMEMSIED
- the Spata7 gene encoding spermatogenesis-associated protein 7 homolog isoform X2; this encodes MDGSRRVRATTVLPRYSPPCLFTGHLSTKSNAAVDCSIPVSVNASIKYADQQRREKLRKELARCEKEFKLSKSAMQTNSKMNSKFFVNSLQRPSGEPQDQDVLIEERLTRYPSFSKSLIPSPEGLHLSLPESNKILMNGTQKYPSTAPPRYSGCGHGYDRRPRSAHQFQVVISKTPSGDLLEKHADLFSNNQSPFTPRTLKTEAKSFLSQYRYYTPAKRRRDFSDQRMEAETQTELSSFNSELGTAEKKSSKDSDMSIKQAPNYMRNGAEDKIAPLSLQGQNLAWDKSKDGILQPSSERAPCTQFSPDSKIYSDEEELLYLSFMENVTDEILKLGLFSNRFLERLFERHIRKNKHHLEEGKMRYLLHGLKVDLGCISEEEQNSFRIFNEFHFQKALTSRENRFINDTEAVNHHERQQYQEALNMLSSVPKDENKMFSFPGEFLLPAHKVKHSEGVIVQQVNDETDFEALPWDGNNPSVSDSFIDQETSVDVIEGDSDFEMVETSRELCCLSTSLSPSVPLPSIEGGSNHDKELSTLKIMEMSIED
- the Spata7 gene encoding spermatogenesis-associated protein 7 homolog isoform X4 produces the protein MDGSRRVRATTVLPRYSPPCLFTGHLSTKSNAAVDCSIPVSVNASIKYADQQRREKLRKELARCEKEFKLSKSAMQTNSKMNSKFFVNSLQRPSGEPQDQDVLIEERLTRYPSFSKSLIPSPEGLHLSLPESNKILMNGTQKYPSTAPPRYSGCGHGYDRRPRSAHQFQVVISKTPSGDLLEKHADLFSNNQSPFTPRTLKTEAKSFLSQYRYYTPAKRRRDFSDQRMEAETQTELSSFNSELGTAEKKSSKDSDMSIKQAPNYMRNGAEDKIAPLSLQGQNLAWDKSKDGILQPSSESEEELLYLSFMENVTDEILKLGLFSNRFLERLFERHIRKNKHHLEEGKMRYLLHGLKVDLGCISEEEQNSFRIFNEFHFQKALTSRENRFINDTEAVNHHERQQYQEALNMLSSVPKDENKMFSFPGEFLLPAHKVKHSEGVIVQQVNDETDFEALPWDGNNPSVSDSFIDQETSVDVIEGDSDFEMVETSRELCCLSTSLSPSVPLPSIEGGSNHDKELSTLKIMEMSIED
- the Spata7 gene encoding spermatogenesis-associated protein 7 homolog isoform X8, translated to MDGSRRAAVDCSIPVSVNASIKYADQQRREKLRKELARCEKEFKLSKSAMQTNSKMNSKFFVNSLQRPSGEPQDQDVLIEERLTRYPSFSKSLIPSPEGLHLSLPESNKILMNGTQKYPSTAPPRYSGCGHGYDRRPRSAHQFQVVISKTPSGDLLEKHADLFSNNQSPFTPRTLKTEAKSFLSQYRYYTPAKRRRDFSDQRMEAETQTELSSFNSELGTAEKKSSKDSDMSIKQAPNYMRNGAEDKIAPLSLQGQNLAWDKSKDGILQPSSESEEELLYLSFMENVTDEILKLGLFSNRFLERLFERHIRKNKHHLEEGKMRYLLHGLKVDLGCISEEEQNSFRIFNEFHFQKALTSRENRFINDTEAVNHHERQQYQEALNMLSSVPKDENKMFSFPGEFLLPAHKVKHSEGVIVQQVNDETDFEALPWDGNNPSVSDSFIDQETSVDVIEGDSDFEMVETSRELCCLSTSLSPSVPLPSIEGGSNHDKELSTLKIMEMSIED
- the Spata7 gene encoding spermatogenesis-associated protein 7 homolog isoform X5 gives rise to the protein MAVHYNKILSAKAAVDCSIPVSVNASIKYADQQRREKLRKELARCEKEFKLSKSAMQTNSKMNSKFFVNSLQRPSGEPQDQDVLIEERLTRYPSFSKSLIPSPEGLHLSLPESNKILMNGTQKYPSTAPPRYSGCGHGYDRRPRSAHQFQVVISKTPSGDLLEKHADLFSNNQSPFTPRTLKTEAKSFLSQYRYYTPAKRRRDFSDQRMEAETQTELSSFNSELGTAEKKSSKDSDMSIKQAPNYMRNGAEDKIAPLSLQGQNLAWDKSKDGILQPSSERAPCTQFSPDSKIYSDEEELLYLSFMENVTDEILKLGLFSNRFLERLFERHIRKNKHHLEEGKMRYLLHGLKVDLGCISEEEQNSFRIFNEFHFQKALTSRENRFINDTEAVNHHERQQYQEALNMLSSVPKDENKMFSFPGEFLLPAHKVKHSEGVIVQQVNDETDFEALPWDGNNPSVSDSFIDQETSVDVIEGDSDFEMVETSRELCCLSTSLSPSVPLPSIEGGSNHDKELSTLKIMEMSIED